A segment of the Robbsia sp. KACC 23696 genome:
CCAGGTCCTTCGCTTCCTTCAGGCCCAGACCCGTGATTTCACGGACTGCCTTAATGGCGCTAACCTTGTTTGCGCCAGCTGCCTTCAGGATAACGTCGAATTCGGTTTGCTCTTCAGCAACAGCAGCTGCACCGCCGCCTGCCGGGCCAGCCACTGCCATCGCAGCTGCCGACACGCCGAACTTCTCTTCGAACGCCTTGACCAGGTCGTTCAGTTCCAGAACCGTCAGATTACCAACGGCTTCGAGGATGTCTTCTTTCGAGATTGCCATGATACGTAAAACCTTTTGAATGGATTGTGCGAAATACGGTGCGGGTTAGACCACACCATGGATCACTGCGGTAACGCCTGGATCTCGACGAGACCCGGCGCGCCTGAACAATGTCGTTCCGATGCCTTATTCGGCAGCCGGAGCTTCGGCCGGGGTGTCGGCTGCTGCTTCCGCAGCTGCCGGCGCGCCTTCGGCGTTCTTCGCAGCCAGTGCTGCCAGGCCACGTGCAAATGCCGAAACCGGCGCTTGCATGACACCCAACAACTGAGCCAGCAGAACTTCGCGGCTCGGGATAGCGGCCAGCGCTTGCACGCCCGCCTTATCCAGCACTTGACCCTCGAACGAACCCGAGCGGATCACCAACTTGTCATTGCTCTTTGCGAAGTCACTGATGACCTTCGCAGCGGCTACGGCATCTTCGGATACGCTATAAATCAGCGGACCCGTCATCTGCTCAGCCAGCGGAGCGAACGGCGTACCTTCGACGGCGCGGCGCGCCAACGTGTTCTTCAACACGCGCAGGTAAACCTTTTGCTCCCGCGCTTGCGCGCGCAGCTTCGTCAGATCGCCAACCGCAATGCCGCGATATTCAGCCAGCACGATGGACTGAGCCTTCGCAACTTGTGCGACGACTTCAGCCACAACGGCTTGCTTATCTTCCCTATTGAGTGGCACGGTTAAAACTCCTGATTCGATACACCACCGCCAACCGGGTTTCCCCGGCCTTGGAGGCATTCAACAACGGCGTCCGGCGGTTAGGAGCATTTCAAACGGGCCGCTCAACAACACGACATCCGCAATCCATCCTGCAAAACGTTTCGGGTTCGCCATCTGCGTTGGGGATTAAGGCCTATATCCTTACAGGGACTAGGGCCACCAACGGTCTTTGACAACCGGATTTCAAACAGTCTTTCCGTCCGAAATCCGCCCCAAAGCTCTAAAACCGTGACCGCACCCAACATGCAGTCCCGGCAATCCTTATTTTACTGCGCAGTCAAAGTCGACTGGTCAACGCGGATACCGCCGCCTTGGGTGCTCGACAACGCAACCTTACGGACATAGATACCCTTGCTCGTTGCCGGCTTCAGCTTTTGCAGGCCGTCCAGCAGGGCCAGCAAGTTTTGCTTCAGCGCAGCCGGTTCGAACGACGCGCGGCCGATCGTACCGTGAATGATGCCTGCCTTGTCGACGCGGAACTGGACTTGACCAGCCTTTGCATTCTTGACTGCCGTTACGACGTCCGGCGTCACCGTACCCACCTTCGGGTTCGGCATCAAGCCGCGCGGTCCCAGGATCTGACCCAGGGTACCGACGATACGCATCATGTCCGGCGAGGCGATGACGACGTCGAAATCCATGACGCCGCCCTTGATTTGCTCGGCCAGGTCTTCCGCACCGACGATGTCGGCACCAGCAGCCTTAGCTTGCTCGGCCTTTTCGCCTTGTGCGAACACCGCTACGCGGACCGACTTACCGGTACCAGCCGGCAGCACGACTGCGCCGCGAACCACTTGGTCCGACTTCTTCGCGTCCACGCCCAACTGCACTGCCACGTCGACGGACTCGTCGAACTTCGACGTCGCTGTCTTCTTGACCAGATCCAGCGCTTCGCCGATCGGGTAGGCCTTGGTACGGTCGATCAGCTTCGCGAGAGCCTGTTGACGCTTCGAGATCTTAGCCATTTACAGACCCTCCACCGTGATGCCCATCGAACGGGCGCTGCCAGCCACCGTACGCACGGCCGCATCCAGATCGGCTGCGGTCAGGTCGGGCGACTTGGTCTTTGCGATTTCTTCTGCTTGTGCGCGGGTGATCGAGCCTACCTTGTCGGTATGCGGCTTCGGGGAACCCTTTTGCACGCCAGCTGCCTTCTTGATCAGCACAGTCGCCGGCGGCGTCTTCAGAACGAACGTGAAGCTCTTGTCCGCGAAGGCCGTGATGACGACCGGCGTCGGCAGACCCGGCTCCAAACCCTGCGTGGCGGCATTGAACGCCTTGCAGAATTCCATGATGTTCAGGCCGCGTTGGCCCAATGCCGGACCGACGGGCGGCGACGGGTTGGCCTTGCCTGCAGGGATCTGCAGCTTGATAAAGCCAATGATCTTCTTTGCCATTTCTTACCTCATAAGGGCGGCATTGCCACCCGTGAGTGATAACGCGCCGCGCACCGCACAAACGGTTAAGGAGCGGTACTGGCCGCCCCTTTCCGCTGCGCATCGACGCGGCGCTCCTCGATGAAGCGGTGCCAGGCACCGCTCCTGCTTTGCCCCTCGACATCTACTGCGAGGGACGTGGGACCCGCCGAGCGCCCGATACTGCTTAGACCTTCTCGACTTGCCCGAATTCCAACTCGACCGGCGTCGCGCGGCCGAAGATGGTAACAGAGACGCGCACACGCGCTTTTTCGCCGTTGACATCTTCGACGGTGCCATTGAAGTCCGTGAAAGGACCGTCTTTGACACGCACCGTTTCGCCGATCTCGAACAACACCTTGGGACGCGTGTGCTCGGAACCTTCTTGCACCAGAGCCAGCAACTTGTCGACTTCACGCTGCGGCAGCGCCATCGGCTTGTTGCCCGTCCCACCGATGAAGCCGGTGACCTTTTGCGTGTTCTTCACCAAATGCCATGTCTCGTCGTCCATTTCCATCTCGACGAAGATATAGCTGGGGAACAAACGACGCTGGACGACCATCTTCTTGCCGTCCTTCGTTTCCGACACATTTTCGGTCGGCACCAACGTGCGCCCGAACTTGTCGCTCATACCTTGCTGCTCGACCCGCTCTTGCAGCGCGCGCTGCACGGTCTTTTCCATGCTGGAATAGACTTGGACCGTGTACCAGCGCTTCTTGGAGCTGGCCGCAGCGGCACCCCCTTCGGGCGTTGTCGTTTCGCTCATCTCATCTCCACCCAAGAATCACTGAAAAAATCAGCCATTCTATCGTCTTGTCGGTACACCAGAGGTAAATCGCCATGACAACGACAAAACCGAATACGATCAGTGTGGTCTGCCCTGCTTCCTTGCGCGACGGCCACACGACCTTGCGCACTTCACGATAGGCATCTTTCGAGAAACCGACAAACGTTTTGCCCAGTCCGGAGAACGACGCTGCAACCGCGCCCCCGGCGATCAACACCAGCAGAACGATTGTACGGATAGCGAGATTCTGGCTGCCGAGCAAATAAAATGCCGCAATGCCGACGAGGACCAATACGACAGCCAGCGCCAGCATCAGCTTGTCGCTGGTCGTATTGACCGTTTCCACGGGAGGATTCGCCATAAGACCTTGGTGGCACTCGCCAGAAGGGCGAGTGCACGAATGTGGCAGGGGCAGAGGGAATCGAACCCCCAACCTTCGGTTTTGGAGACCGACGCTCTGCCAGTTGAGCTATACCCCTAAAACCATACAGGGCAGACCTTGCAAGCCCGCCCCTGAAACTACGCTTTCACAGCCCGAACCACCGAAGCGATCTCGACAGGGTGGCGTTACCACCCCTCTGGCAATCCCGCTTTCGCGAGAATCGAGATTTACTTCGTGATCGTCGCCACAACGCCGGCGCCGACGGTACGGCCGCCTTCGCGGATTGCGAAACGCAGACCTTCTTCCATCGCGATCGGAGCGATCAACTTCACCGAGATCGACACGTTGTCGCCCGGCATGACCATTTCCTTACCTTCCGGCAGCGAAATCGAGCCCGTCACGTCCGTCGTACGGAAGTAGAACTGCGGACGGTAGTTGTTGAAGAACGGCGTGTGACGGCCGCCTTCGTCCTTGCTCAACACGTACACTTCTGCCGTGAAGTCCGTGTGCGGCTTGATCGAGCCCGGCTTCGCCAGAACTTGACCGCGCTGCACGTCTTCGCGCTTCGTACCACGCACCAGCACGCCAACGTTGTCGCCTGCTTGACCTTGGTCCAGCAGCTTGCGGAACATTTCAACGCCCGTCACCGTCGTCTTTTGCGTATCGCGCAGACCAACGATTTCGACTTCTTCGCCAACCTTGATGATGCCGCGCTCAACACGACCCGTCACCACCGTACCGCGACCCGAGATCGAGAACACGTCTTCCACCGGCATCAGGAACGTACCGTCAATCGCACGCTCCGGTTGCGGGATGTACGTGTCCAGCGCTTCTGCCAATGCCAGAATCGCCACTTCGCCCAGCTCGCCCGTGTCGCCTTCCAGCGCCAGCTTTGCCGAACCCTTGATGATCGGCGTGTCGTCGCCCGGGAAGTCGTACTTCGAGAGCAACTCGCGCACTTCCATTTCCACCAGCTCGAGCAGCTCGGCGTCGTCAACCATGTCTGCCTTGTTCAGGAAGACGATGATGTACGGCACGCCAACCTGACGCGACAGCAGAATGTGCTCACGCGTTTGCGGCATCGGACCGTCCGCGGCCGAACACACCAGGATCGCGCCGTCCATCTGCGCTGCGCCCGTGATCATGTTCTTCACGTAGTCGGCGTGGCCCGGGCAGTCAACGTGTGCGTAGTGGCGGTTAGCCGTTTCGTACTCGACGTGCGCCGTGTTGATCGTGATACCACGTGCCTTTTCTTCCGGTGCCGCGTCGATCTGGTCGTAGGCCTTCGCCTCACCACCAAACTTCTTCGACAGAACCGTTGCAATCGCCGCCGTCAGCGTCGTCTTGCCGTGGTCAACGTGACCGATCGTGCCCACGTTCACGTGCGGCTTGGTACGTTCAAACTTGCCTTTAGCCATTGTCGACTCCTAAACAGGACTATTCATCCGTTGCGCCGCGCGCAAACACACTGATCAGCTTACTTTACTGGTGCCCATGGGCAGGATCGAACTGCCGACCTCTCCCTTACCAAGGGAGTGCTCTGCCACTGAGCCACATGGGCGAAACCGGCACAAAACAAAAACTAAAAACGCACAACACCTGGAGCGGGTGAAGGGAATCGAACCCTCGTCGTAAGCTTGGAAGGCTTCTGCTCTACCATTGAGCTACACCCGCGGATTCAGTACTTCTTGAATTCCTTCGCCTGCTTTACTGCTGCGCTGCGAGCCACACGGAACGACTTCGACACATGTCGCGAGACTTCTTTTCGCGCCATCCGCCGGGCCATTCCGGTGAATCGACTTGAATTCTGGTGGAGGAGATTGGATTCGAACCAATGTAGGCGTAAGCCAACAGATTTACAGTCTGCCCCCTTTAGCCACTCGGGCACCCCTCCGCAGAGAATTCGAGATTATGGAGATGCTTCGAGGGGTTGTCAACAGTTTTCTGCCCTAATCCGTTAATCGGCTTTTCGGCCCACATTGCGGGACACGTCAGGGCGCGCCGATGCATGATTCGCCCGCAAGGAGCGGCGCATCACGCATCGGCATCGCCCGCAGTCAGCGTTGCCCCGTCAGTCGCTGGAATAACGTCCGGCGCGGTCGCGGCCCCACGCGCTCGAAAATGACGTTGAAGAGCCGGCGATAGCGCTGTGGCGGGCAGCGCAGGGCTTCCACGCCGTGCCACGCCTCGGCCGTATTTTTAAAGAGAAAACTGCGATTGTCGCGAATGTCGACGTCCGTCACCGTACCGAAGTCGGCAATATCGGGATTTTTCCGTTTGACCTTTTTGTCGCCGAGCACAAGGATGCTGCCGCCCCATTCGGGGGACCAGTCCTCCGACGTATTGAAGTAGAAAATGTGCGTGCCGAGCTTCTTGTCCGTGTCTCGGTGCGGCGACACTTCCGAGCCCTCGAAGCCCACGTGCCACGCGAAACGCACCGTCATTGCTTGCGCGCCAAATGCGCGCTCGACGAAGGCCTGGTAGCACTGGCTCGCGCGTATCTCCTCTATGAAGGCTTGCCAAGGCTCCGGGAGATCGGGCAGATCGACGACGCCAGGGCGACGCTCCCGCTGCGACGTTCCGGCATTTTGCAGCGCGTTGGCGGGCGGCGGCGCATCCCCCGGCGCCATTTCGCTATCGCCGGCATCCAGGCCGTATACGCCCGGGGTGGCCGTCTCGCCGCGGTAGATATTTCGCTCGAAGGCCAGGTAATACCGGTCATGCGGGCGCTGGTGATCGGCCCGTTCGATTCCGCGATGCGCGTCGAAAAGCGCAACCGATGGAAACGTTTCAAGCAATGCGGCAAACCGCTCCGGCCGCAAGACGTGCTCTAAAGCCTGCCAGGGAAACGGCGCTCTATTTGAGAAAGCGCCTGCATCGAAGCCATCCAACACACCGTCGTTAAAGAAATCGGACACGAAACCGCCCCTCCTCGTTCGCTGCCTGGACCGATCGGAAATCGGACACGATCGCCAATCATACAAAGCATCTCGAAATGGCGCAGCGCGACCGCTCCGTTCCGCGCGGATGCATTGGCGCACCGCGATGCCGCCCGGCGGGCCGCCCTAACCCAACCGCTCTCGCAGTTGGTAAAACAGGGCCCCGGCGGCCAGCACCGGACCGGCAAGCAGATCGGGACAGGGCAAACGCCAATGCCGGCATTGGGCGAACGCGTCGAATCGCGTCATCTGGCCATATATCGCGTGGGCGACGATCTCGGCCAGAACATGGGATGAGGCAATGCCGTGGCCGGAATAACCCTGGCAATACCAGACATTGCCGCCAACGCGGCCAAGCTGCGGTATGCGATTGAGCACGCCCCCCATGGCGCAGCGCCACGCGTAAGGCAGCGCCACCTTGCGCAGCAGGGGATAGGTCGCCGTGATATGCGACCGTAATTCCTCGGCAACGTCGAACCGCGCGTCCCCGAGATAATGCGCACCACCGCCGAATACGAGTCTGCCGTCGGTGGACAGTCGATGATAGTCGAGGACTAAACGGGTGTCGTATAGACTCAAATCCTCGGGATTGATCCGCGCAGCCAGGGGCCCCAATGGCGCACTGGCGACGATTCCGCCGTACACCGGAAAGATCATTCCTCGCAGTTGGCGCGGCAGCAAGCGATGCGCGACATCGCTGGCGACCACGACGTGATCGCATCGGATCCGCGCGCCATCCAACACCACCTCGGGTTGCGGGCCGGCGAGGATATCTCGAACCGGAGAAACCTCCCGAATATCCACGCCGAGCGAGCGGGCCGCCCGCGCCTCTCCGAGGCACAGATTCAGCGGATGCAAGTGCATATTGCGGCGATTCAGCAATCCGCCGTGAAATCGCGGCGTTGCGATTCGCGCGTGCACATCGTCCCGATCGAGAAGCTTTACGCTGTCGCCCAGGCCGTCTCGCTGCGCCTGCGTGTAGGCTCGCGCGAGCGCGGCTTTGTCGGCAGGTCGATAGGCGAGCATCAAGTGCCCGTATTTGAGGTCACACGCAATGCCGTAGCGTGCGATGCGCTGTTCGATGAGCTGATGTCCACGCCACCGTATATCGCGCATGAATGGGTCGAACTCACTGCCGAGGTGCCGCGCCATTTGCCGACGCATTGCGGCATCGCCCGACAGGCAACCCGTCACCTGCCCGCCGTTGCGGCCACTCGCACCTGCGCCCACACGCCCTTGTTCGACGAGAACGACGCGCATGCCGCGCTCCGCCAATTCGATCGCGACCGACAGTCCTGTGAAGCCCGCGCCGACGACAACGACATCGGTGCGAACGTCACCGCGCAACGGCGCGGGCGGCGCATGCTCGACTTCGTTGCGCGTGGCATCGTAGAACGTGCCGTTTGTCGGCTCTGCGGGCACGGGGCGCATCACATCCGGCTCTGGGTCATGACGCGGTCAGGCCTGCACCAGGTAACGACGCCAGTCTTTTTCCGATACCTCGTCGTGATAGGCTTGCCGCTCGGCCGTTTTGATCGCGTGATACAAGTCCACGAATCGATCGCCGAACATGCTGCGGGCCCATTGAGAGCGATGCCATTTATCGAGCGCCGACGCCCAATCCATCGGTAGCGCCGGCGCGTCCTGTGCAGTAGTCTGCGCGTTCCCTTCGACCGGCATACAAGGCAGTTCTCCCGCCTCCAGGCCCGACAACATCCCCGCTAATACTGCCGCCGCGACCAAGTACGGATTCGCATCGGCGCCGGAAACGGGATGCTCGATATGGCGGCTAAGCGCAGGCCCTGCCGGTACGCGTACCGCCACGGTGCGGTTATTGATTCCCCACGTCGCGGCCGTCGGAACGAAGCTCATCGGCTTGAAGCGCGCGTAGGAATTGGCATTGGGACAAAACACCAGGAAGGCTTCGCCCAGCTTGTCCAACAGGCCCGCGACGGCATGTCGAAGTAGTGGCGACCCGGCGGGATCCGGGTCGGCGAAAAGATTGTTCCCAGCGTTATCGACCAAGCTGACATACATATGCAACCCCGACCCTGCCTGCTTCGCAAACGGCTTGGCCATGAACGTGGCCTCCATGCCATGCTGCTGCGCGACGAGCTTGACCAAGCGCTTATACCGGATGGCCTGATCGATCGCCGTCAGCGCGTCGCCATGCGCCAGCGCGATCTCCATCTGGCCCGGCGCGCCTTCTGAAATCGTCGCGCGAGCCGGCACCTGTTGCGCCTCACATGCCGCGTACAACGATGCGAGGAAAGGCTCGATTTGATGCAACTCCCTTATGCCATACACCTCGCTATCCTCGGGGCGTCGACCGTTGGCGTGGCGCGCGGGCAGCGGTGCGCCACGGGCATCGGCAATAGGATCGAGGATAGAATTCGAGTTCTGCAGCCATCACCGGAAAGACCCCGCGCTGCTGCAGCCGCGCGATGATTTCGGTCAGAAGATAACGGGGGTCTGCATGACACATCTCCGAAGCCCCCTCACGATCGAGCGCGACCTGTACCGACGCGCAGGTCAACTCGTCGATGGCGGCTCGCGCGTGTGGCGCGCGCGCACTGGCATCGACCTCCAAGGGTCTTCGCGACGAGGGCATCCGCCATAGGGCGCCCTGCAAGGGATAGACCGATACGTCGGCGTCGCCGATCTCCCAAGCCAGTCCCGACGCATCGACGTTGTCGCCCCACAGCGTCAAGCCAAACAACGTGCTTGGGAGCGGCCGGCCCGACTCGTACACCGCCATTAATTCGTCGCGATGCAACAGCTTTCCGCGCGGCACGCCATTGGCGTCGATGACGAATAGTTCGATCCATTTAATGTCGGGATGCGCCACCATGAAGGCTTGCGCCTCCTTGACTGTCCCGCGTTGGCTTCTCGGACCGAACATGGACGGCTCTCACGGTGAACGTCAAACGACGAAGAAATATTGCCTCGAACTCACACGACGGAGCACAGCCACAGGCATGAGGTCAACCCGGTCTGTCGAGTCCAGATGCATTGTCGATGGACTGAAGTCCATTCAGATCGGTACCGCACGCGACGAACGTCGCGGTGACGCTCATCGCCTGGTTCGTTTGCGCTAGCGCGTTCGAAATGTGGGCGTGAAATGCCCGCGGATCGATCGGGCTGCCGGGCTGCCCCAGGGCCGGGCTGGCCACATAAACGTCAACGAAAACGCACCGTCCGCGTAACTGCGCGCGATAGTGCATGCCTGACATACCGTGCGGGGCCACGCCACGAAGCGCGCTCCGCACCCGATCGTCGAGCGCGACCGGCGTCACACCGATAAGAGGGCCTCCCATGCCGCACAACACGCGGCACAGACTCTTTCCTAGCCAGACTGTCAGCACCAGCGTGAGCAGCGCGTCCATCCTCCCGATGACCCAGTCGAACAAGCCTTCGGATCGCGTTCCCCAAATGTGCATGCCAGCGATCAGCAACGCAGCAAGCAGCAAGCAGCAAACAGCAAACCAAGATTAAGCGTTGAAGAGACGTTCCAACTCCACACATCCACCTCGACGAGCGCGGAGCGCACGGTGCGGTTCTGGTGCGCCATATAGCGGCACCATCCCTGCGACCACACCCCGACCACGGCGGCATCCAGTAGCGCCGCGCGAAACGCAAAATCGGACTATTGAAAACGACGACTTGCGGGACGACGGATGAACCCTGCGACGTAAAAAGACGCCAATATCAACGCCACGTCGCACCCATTGATCAAGCCATCTACGCGAACGGCGCTCAATTGCCGGGTGTACCCGAACCACATCTCGAATAGCGCCATCGCGCAGGTGGCAAAGCACGATTGGAGTAGGAGACGACGCTCGAGAGACATCCCGCACTCCGTATGTCATCAATGCCCAAATTGTATTCTTCGAAAATGGCGCAGACGACAAACTGTGCGGGCCGCCGACATCAATTTCGGCAGCAACCGTTGCCTTGGAGTCGCACGGTACGGGCGCGGTGCTGGGCGTGCGGCGATACGCCCCCGGAAATGAAGCGCCGCCGTTTTCATGTGATCTGTTGTGCCATGGGGCTAGCGTCGATATCAACGATGTGATCCGATGCGATGTCACCGCTCTATCCGCCGCACGCGCGTCTTCAGTGCGTCAGAAGTGCGCTGAGACTTACGAGTAGGTCGGATCTAACAAGCCGCAGTGTTCAAGCGATGGCTTCGCGCGGACACGTACCGCGTATTCCCGCTCGAATCGACTAGGAACGAAGCACCCTCACGCAGGAATTTCCAATGCGCGCGAGGTCGCGGCGAGAGGGTGGTCTAGCCAAAGCATTCAGGAACGCTTTTAAGGGGCGAGAGAGGGGGACGCGAAAGCATTGGTACTTTGACGCATCCCTTCGTGTGCGAGGGCGCCACCGGGCCGATTAAGCCGCATCGCGCGCTTGACTGATGACAAGCCACTTGCGCACAGCGACCGCAGCGCGAGATACTGGCCGATGTTTTGGCTAAACGCGGTGCGTAAGCGCCGCGCGCCGCGCTGACGTCGGGTCGCGCGAGGCGGGTAAGGTGGTGGCGTGTGGCGTAGTACAAAGCCAAACGCCCCGTGCACGGGTTAAGGTGTCACGGGGCGTCTGGTTACAGCGTAGGGAGCCTGACGATTACCTACTTTCACACGGGCAATCCGCACTATCATTGGCGTGGAGTCGTTTCACGGTCCTGTTCGGGATGGGAAGGGGTGGGACCGACTCGCTATGGTCATCAGGCAAAGGGGTTGTGCTGCTGACGTTTAAAGCTCAACAACACCAATCTGGAAGAAGTTCATCTCGGTACGACTCTTGGGTTGAGCGTGTATCGGGCACATTCACCGATAATCTCACCTAGCGCGTCTGGCTGCGTCACACTTCACATGTGCCGTCTCACGTCCAAACGTACTGGTTATAGGATCAAGCCTCACGGGCAATTAGTACTGGTTAGCTAAGGACATTACTGTCCGTACACACCCAGCCTATCAACGTCCTGGTCTCGAACGACCCTACAGGGGAATCAAGTTCCCAGGGATATCTCATCTTAAGGCGAGTTTCCCGCTTAGATGCTTTCAGCGGTTATCTCTTCCGAACATAGCTACCCGGCGATGCCACTGGCGTGACAACCGGTACACCAGAGGTTCGTCCACTCCGGTCCTCTCGTACTAGGAGCAGCCCCCTTCAAATATCCAACGCCCACGGCAGATAGGGACCAAACTGTCTCACGACGTTTTAAACCCAGCTCACGTACCTCTTTAAATGGCGAACAGCCATACCCTTGGGACCGGCTACAGCCCCAGGATGAGATGAGCCGACATCGAGGTGCCAAACACCGCCGTCGATATGAACTCTTGGGCGGTATCAGCCTGTTATCCCCAGAGTACCTTTTATCCGTTGAGCGATGGCCCTTCCATACAGAACCACCGGATCACTATGACCTGCTTTCGCACCTGCTCGACTTGTGGGTCTCGCAGTTAAGCACGCTTATGCCATTGCACTATGAGCACGATTTCCGACCGTACTTAGCGTACCTTCGTA
Coding sequences within it:
- the rplL gene encoding 50S ribosomal protein L7/L12 produces the protein MAISKEDILEAVGNLTVLELNDLVKAFEEKFGVSAAAMAVAGPAGGGAAAVAEEQTEFDVILKAAGANKVSAIKAVREITGLGLKEAKDLVDGAPKPVKEGVSKADADGFAKKLIEAGAEVEVK
- the rplJ gene encoding 50S ribosomal protein L10; translated protein: MPPRPGKPGWRWCIESGVLTVPLNREDKQAVVAEVVAQVAKAQSIVLAEYRGIAVGDLTKLRAQAREQKVYLRVLKNTLARRAVEGTPFAPLAEQMTGPLIYSVSEDAVAAAKVISDFAKSNDKLVIRSGSFEGQVLDKAGVQALAAIPSREVLLAQLLGVMQAPVSAFARGLAALAAKNAEGAPAAAEAAADTPAEAPAAE
- the rplA gene encoding 50S ribosomal protein L1 → MAKISKRQQALAKLIDRTKAYPIGEALDLVKKTATSKFDESVDVAVQLGVDAKKSDQVVRGAVVLPAGTGKSVRVAVFAQGEKAEQAKAAGADIVGAEDLAEQIKGGVMDFDVVIASPDMMRIVGTLGQILGPRGLMPNPKVGTVTPDVVTAVKNAKAGQVQFRVDKAGIIHGTIGRASFEPAALKQNLLALLDGLQKLKPATSKGIYVRKVALSSTQGGGIRVDQSTLTAQ
- the rplK gene encoding 50S ribosomal protein L11, whose translation is MAKKIIGFIKLQIPAGKANPSPPVGPALGQRGLNIMEFCKAFNAATQGLEPGLPTPVVITAFADKSFTFVLKTPPATVLIKKAAGVQKGSPKPHTDKVGSITRAQAEEIAKTKSPDLTAADLDAAVRTVAGSARSMGITVEGL
- the nusG gene encoding transcription termination/antitermination protein NusG, with protein sequence MSETTTPEGGAAAASSKKRWYTVQVYSSMEKTVQRALQERVEQQGMSDKFGRTLVPTENVSETKDGKKMVVQRRLFPSYIFVEMEMDDETWHLVKNTQKVTGFIGGTGNKPMALPQREVDKLLALVQEGSEHTRPKVLFEIGETVRVKDGPFTDFNGTVEDVNGEKARVRVSVTIFGRATPVELEFGQVEKV
- the secE gene encoding preprotein translocase subunit SecE, with the translated sequence MANPPVETVNTTSDKLMLALAVVLVLVGIAAFYLLGSQNLAIRTIVLLVLIAGGAVAASFSGLGKTFVGFSKDAYREVRKVVWPSRKEAGQTTLIVFGFVVVMAIYLWCTDKTIEWLIFSVILGWR
- the tuf gene encoding elongation factor Tu — protein: MAKGKFERTKPHVNVGTIGHVDHGKTTLTAAIATVLSKKFGGEAKAYDQIDAAPEEKARGITINTAHVEYETANRHYAHVDCPGHADYVKNMITGAAQMDGAILVCSAADGPMPQTREHILLSRQVGVPYIIVFLNKADMVDDAELLELVEMEVRELLSKYDFPGDDTPIIKGSAKLALEGDTGELGEVAILALAEALDTYIPQPERAIDGTFLMPVEDVFSISGRGTVVTGRVERGIIKVGEEVEIVGLRDTQKTTVTGVEMFRKLLDQGQAGDNVGVLVRGTKREDVQRGQVLAKPGSIKPHTDFTAEVYVLSKDEGGRHTPFFNNYRPQFYFRTTDVTGSISLPEGKEMVMPGDNVSISVKLIAPIAMEEGLRFAIREGGRTVGAGVVATITK
- a CDS encoding 2OG-Fe(II) oxygenase is translated as MSDFFNDGVLDGFDAGAFSNRAPFPWQALEHVLRPERFAALLETFPSVALFDAHRGIERADHQRPHDRYYLAFERNIYRGETATPGVYGLDAGDSEMAPGDAPPPANALQNAGTSQRERRPGVVDLPDLPEPWQAFIEEIRASQCYQAFVERAFGAQAMTVRFAWHVGFEGSEVSPHRDTDKKLGTHIFYFNTSEDWSPEWGGSILVLGDKKVKRKNPDIADFGTVTDVDIRDNRSFLFKNTAEAWHGVEALRCPPQRYRRLFNVIFERVGPRPRRTLFQRLTGQR
- a CDS encoding FAD-binding oxidoreductase produces the protein MRPVPAEPTNGTFYDATRNEVEHAPPAPLRGDVRTDVVVVGAGFTGLSVAIELAERGMRVVLVEQGRVGAGASGRNGGQVTGCLSGDAAMRRQMARHLGSEFDPFMRDIRWRGHQLIEQRIARYGIACDLKYGHLMLAYRPADKAALARAYTQAQRDGLGDSVKLLDRDDVHARIATPRFHGGLLNRRNMHLHPLNLCLGEARAARSLGVDIREVSPVRDILAGPQPEVVLDGARIRCDHVVVASDVAHRLLPRQLRGMIFPVYGGIVASAPLGPLAARINPEDLSLYDTRLVLDYHRLSTDGRLVFGGGAHYLGDARFDVAEELRSHITATYPLLRKVALPYAWRCAMGGVLNRIPQLGRVGGNVWYCQGYSGHGIASSHVLAEIVAHAIYGQMTRFDAFAQCRHWRLPCPDLLAGPVLAAGALFYQLRERLG